One genomic window of Solanum dulcamara chromosome 10, daSolDulc1.2, whole genome shotgun sequence includes the following:
- the LOC129869908 gene encoding uncharacterized protein LOC129869908 — MDIDEMFEDLNNSSIKSRTIFKVNMGLRQSNPAAYTPKMVSIGPYHKKNPQLGPMKEYKLLYLRRFLLRKVGVDVESCISELEQLKEKALKCYDDIEDIDTDEFCKMLLLDGCFVVEFIRERCQMYPEGEEEIINFAGYICHQIFRDLMLVENQLPFFVLNQLHHMTKQDDELPLAKLANVSFIFFIDLPNMIRVSFRETECNAENIKHLLHLVHLFSCHGRNTMKKYSKYDITRQKAMPNATELSEAGVSFVKVGYSHKEDNHGDNTSFFDIRFENGLMKIPYFEIFDYTETFLRNLVAYEQQSSDVLSTYFSDYVTFLDHLIDSDKDVNLLRQKGILENWMGEDKQVASLFNRIGNGVGVYSNFYYNEEFKRAIEHCEKPWNSMKANLKHNYFSSPWVGASTVAAIIILILTTIQTILAFTGPVKKIFSSLPNTPLFPLIKPLEAKSRSDQQKKKQRDERARNYTSRKERYQRGMSHSIEITPIVDQIPLLHQIKKDEIEEARKVDHLKETNDQHTNKSANQIIDEKLKDLDKGASIKFTSIFKVNVGLRKSNPDAYTPMLISIGPYHKKNPQLGSMEKYKLMYLRRFLQRKKGLDVESCITEIEKLKRIALKCYDDIESLDNDIVDKFSEILLLDGCFVVEFIRECNGMLPNREDKIISTNCMINLARRDLLLLENQLPYFVLTKLQYMTKEVDEVPFTKLVKDTFFSILPKMAPASYVEWESDANNIKHLLQVVHMLSHPSYWDSFLRIEYLSMKMISNKDYQTWHANIPNVTELCEAGVRFSKVGNIYSNLEDRTTLFDIKFENGQMKIPCFEVDDVTETLLRNLVAYEQQSCDVLDKHFSDYAVFMDYLIHSDKDVNVLRQKGIITNQLGEDNEVASIFNKIGQGVNISSDFYYKEECRKVIQHCEKPWNRMKANLRHNYFNTPWAGISTVAAIILLLLAATQTVLTFISFIK; from the exons ATGGATATTGATGAAATGTTTGAGGATTTAAACAATTCTTCTATTAAATCACGTACCATATTCAAAGTAAACATGGGGCTACGTCAATCAAATCCAGCTGCTTATACACCAAAGATGGTCTCTATAGGTCCTTACCATAAGAAAAATCCTCAACTTGGTCCAATGAAAGAGTACAAACTATTATACCTACGACGATTTCTTCTACGAAAAGTGGGGGTTGATGTGGAAAGTTGCATCAGTGAATTGGAGCAATTGAAGGAGAAAGCACTAAAGTGTTACGACGATATAGAAGACATTGACACTGATGAATTTTGCAAAATGTTGTTGCTTGATGGCTGTTTTGTGGTTGAGTTTATTCGAGAGCGTTGTCAAATGTATccagaaggagaagaagaaattatCAACTTTGCTGGTTACATATGTCATCAAATATTCCGAGACTTGATGTTAGTAGAAAACCAACTTCCTTTCTTTGTCCTTAACCAACTTCATCACATGACAAAGCAAGATGATGAATTACCATTGGCAAAACTGGCGAATGTTTCgtttatcttttttattgacTTGCCAAACATGATAAGAGTATCCTTTAGAGAGACAGAATGTAATGCAGAAAATATCAAACATTTACTTCATCTAGTACACCTATTTTCATGTCATGGCCGAAATACCATGAAAAAGTACTCGAAATATGACATAACGCGACAAAAGGCGATGCCAAATGCAACAGAGCTTTCTGAAGCTGGAGTTAGCTTCGTTAAAGTTGGTTATTCTCATAAAGAAGACAATCATGGGGATAACACAAGTTTCTTTGATATAAGATTCGAGAATGGATTGATGAAAATCCCGTATTTTGAAATCTTTGATTATACGGAAACCTTCCTACGAAATCTCGTTGCTTATGAACAACAATCATCTGATGTACTATCTACATATTTCAGTGATTATGTAACTTTCCTGGATCATCTTATCGACTCAGACAAAGATGTGAATTTGCTTCGCCAGAAAGGAATCCTAGAGAACTGGATGGGAGAGGACAAACAAGTGGCTAGCCTCTTCAACAGAATAGGAAATGGGGTTGGTGTTTATTCCAACTTCTATTACAATGAAGAATTTAAAAGAGCAATTGAACATTGTGAAAAGCCATGGAACAGTATGAAGGCAAATTTGAAGCATAATTATTTTAGTAGTCCTTGGGTAGGAGCTTCAACTGTGGCAGCTATCATAATCCTCATACTCACAACTATACAAACTATTCTAGCTTTCACAGGTCCCGTTAAGAA aatattttCATCCCTACCAAACACACCCCTTTTTCCTCTTATAAAACCATTAGAAGCAAAGAGTAGAAGTGAccaacaaaagaagaaacagaGAGACGAAAGAGCTAG GAACTATACATCAAGAAAGGAAAGGTATCAAAGAGGAATGTCACACTCTATTGAGATCACTCCAATAGTTGACCAAATTCCTCTTCTTCACCAAATCAAAAAAGATGAG ATAGAAGAAGCAAGAAAAGTGGATCACTTAAAGGAAACAAATGATCAACATACCAATAAATCTGCAAATCAAATCATTGATGAAAAACTGAAGGATCTGGACAAAGGTGCATCTATAAAATTCACTTCCATATTTAAAGTAAATGTAGGGCTACGAAAATCAAATCCAGATGCATATACACCAATGTTGATTTccattggtccttaccataaAAAGAATCCACAACTTGGTTCAATGGAAAAGTACAAATTGATGTACCTACGACGATTTCTTCAGCGTAAAAAGGGGCTTGATGTGGAAAGCTGCATTACTGAAATTGAGAAACTGAAACGTATAGCACTAAAGTGTTATGATGATATTGAGAGCTTGGACAATGATATCGTTGAtaaattttcagaaatactttTACTAGATGGATGTTTCGTGGTAGAGTTTATTCGAGAGTGTAATGGAATGTTACCTAATAGAGAAGACAAAATTATAAGCACAAATTGTATGATAAACCTTGCACGTCGAGACTTGTTGTTACTAGAAAACCAACTTCCTTACTTTGTGCTCACCAAGCTTCAGTACATGACAAAGGAAGTTGATGAAGTACCATTCACAAAACTAGTGAAGGATACctttttttctatattaccTAAGATGGCCCCTGCATCCTATGTTGAATGGGAAAGTGATGCCAATAACATCAAACATTTGCTTCAAGTAGTACACATGTTGTCTCACCCTTCATACTGGGATTCTTTCCTGAGGATTGAGTATTTGAGTAtgaagatgatatcaaataaaGACTACCAAACATGGCATGCCAACATTCCAAATGTAACAGAGCTTTGCGAAGCAGGAGTTAGATTTTCAAAAGTTGGAAATATTTATAGTAACCTTGAAGATAGGACAACTTTATTTGATATCAAATTTGAGAATGGGCAGATGAAAATTCCTTGTTTTGAAGTGGATGATGTAACGGAGACCCTCCTGAGAAATCTCGTAGCCTACGAGCAACAGTCATGTGATGTACTTGATAAACATTTCAGTGATTATGCAGTGTTCATGGATTACCTCATACACTCAGACAAAGATGTGAATGTGCTTCGTCAAAAAGGAATCATAACCAATCAACTAGGAGAGGACAATGAAGTAGCTAGCATCTTTAATAAAATTGGGCAAGGGGTCAACATCTCAAGTGATTTCTATTACAAAGAAGAATGCAGAAAAGTAATTCAACATTGTGAAAAACCATGGAACAGAATGAAGGCAAATTTGAGGCACAATTACTTCAACACTCCATGGGCAGGAATTTCAACTGTGGCAGCCATCATTCTCCTCTTACTCGCAGCTACACAGACTGTTCTAACTTTCATAAGCTTTATTAAGTAG